attaCAAGGGCAAGAGATGCATATATGGGACTTGTTGGATTAGATTTAGACTGATTGAAGCAAATAGGTTGTTTGAAACAAGTTTACTAAACATAATTtcatttctctcctttttttggtataaaaggTTCATCAGAAATTGTGAGATTCAACCACCTTGTCTTTTGAAGTTTTCTGATTGATTTCTAAACCTGTTAAAGAATACCATAATTTTGGAGGGTTAAATCTTAGGTAAAGTTCTTTATGTACTAAACCGTAGGCtcctcaattaaattcaatcatgtgtttgTATTGGCCAATAAACCACAAGGTTGAATTCATTTGTGGTTTAATTCATTTGTACTTGGGAGTGGATGACAGGATGACACTATTTGCACTGCATAGGTCAATACAATCTTGTTGTTGGATACAATTGAGGAACCCAAAGTACAACTCTTAACGCaatatacctaagttttgcccctTTTGAAATACACTTAGATGAGTTAGATCTGCATATCCAATGCCAACTAGCTAAGAATTTGTTTAGTAGTTTCTTTGCAATACAATGCAAAATTGGGTAAGAGACGGCCTACCAATTACCTCTGTCAAACCTGTAAAAGTGACAATTTTGTGTACTAGACAGGACCTTTTATAACTAGCAATACAATCCCAAAAATTTTgtaccaaaaagaaagagagtagCATTGCAAGCCAAAAAGTAAAGGCAAAAGAGAGTTTTTACTGACCGGGTGAGTCAATCTCTGGAATAATTCTCACTCCATGATCCAAGCCAAACTGCACAATTTTGTTTACATCATCGGGAGTGTACAGCATGTCCGGGCCATAAGACCCCTTAGCTGCCAAATCAGGCTCAGACGGCACCAAAAGTGGGAAAGAGTGCGAGTCAGTGATGTGCCAATGAAACACATTCATCTTATTCACACTCATAGCCCCAATAGTCCTCAATATGTCCTCAACTGGGTAGTAATTCCTAGAGGTATCCAACATAACCCCCCTGTGTCCAAAAAGTGGTGCATCCCATATGTACAACCCCACTGCCACACGTAAAGGGTCACCCCAAACGAGCTGAGAAAATGTCTCAAGGCCTCTCATGGCACCCCACACAGTCTCTGCAGTCAAATTGGCAGGACCCCATGTGGGAATAGTGAGTGAATAGGACTCATTCACGTTGTGGTGAAGTGGGGCAGTGAGGTCAGAGACATAGACCAAAAGGGTCTGTAAAGGAGGGGTGGAGGTGGTGAAGTTGAGTACGGGAGGGACTAATGGAATATGGTGCTCTGTTTGGATAAGATTGAGGTAGCGTTTGATGGCGGAGGAGAGGTGtatatgtgtttggttgggagctGAAATGGtgaaggaggaagagagaagagtGGCTTGTGGTTGTGACCATGAAAAAGTTCGTGGCTTTGGCCATACCTGGATTGAGGATTCAACTGCTGAGATCGGGAAGGACAATACTGCTAGTCCTATAGAGATAATGAGAATGGAATTGAGGAAAGGAAGAAACATGGATTTTTTGTTTACCATAAAATGTTAGGTGGGTTAGAGTTAGAGAGACTTTTTGACCAAATTACGAGGGATTGAAGCACTTTGAAAACAGTTACTGGACCGTCCATGTTGTGGCCTAGTTATAGTTAAATAGTACTTGTGTTGCTTCGGTTGTTGGACTTAGTTTTGTTTGGTTGTCCTTTGGGactttgcttttctttattAGTGATTGACCTTTACTTTGCCGAAGCCGAGAAGAAACATTGAATGGTAGTATAATTTGAGATCTACTTTGTTTATCAGTCAATTTATcccttcttctttgtcttctcaaaaaaaaaaaaaaaaaaatttacccctTCTTTGACTTGTAATCTCTAATATTTGTGGAAACCTGCCCGtccaatttatatttatatgtatatatacctatttttatatttatatatctaaaaattaaaatatagtatttattattgttatgttTATGTTGAATTGCATTAGCTATTACATCATGTACTTATTTTCAATACTTTCtgtcttatttttctctttccttataCCTTTTAATCCTCCTACTAATCTATACTTTAAcgtaacaatatatatatatatatatatataaattgttatCCTCTTTTCcattcaatcttttttttatacatttctTCCATTTAATCTATATttcacccacaaaaaaaaaaaaaaaaaaaaaaaaaagtgaatactatctcttttttttttttttttttttttgtctttcttttagGTGGATTTTAAAAGATTATTTCCCCTAGAAAGGCTCATAAAAGTTTGTATAGctaaccaaattatccaaaatttATAGTAAACTAGATTGATGTAATATCCCAAAAAGCCTATTTCTTAAGGTTGtcatttcaaaaatccagtcaCCAAAATCTTCGATTATTATCTAAGGATAATATTAGACATACCCGTGATCTACTACAAAATTTTGTCCCAAGCCAATCTTTAATTAGACTTCATTTACCTCAATAACCACATTTATATTTCTGAATTATATCAAAGCTTATGATTATTAgattcaacaaattttaaaagggGTTTTGGATGGGTGTGTGGTAGCATAAGTAgttctctctcctctccttcAACATctatgaaaatttttgggagttgggggatttaaaatttttgaagtgttaaatctaaaattaaaggTGCTAAATCTTATTTCAAATCCAAAGATTTCAATTGtctaacaaaaaattcaaaggaTTTCAAGTTTCTAAATCTTTGATGAATTTGgcccaaatacaaataattgaCATTTAAACTATCTAATCAAAGTATTTAGATTTATAACTCAAATCTAAATCAAAAGGCCCATATCTTGCTACCCAAAGAATGagtaaattaatataatttgaattttgaagagaaattttgggaagcagttattTTTGCCCTTAAAGAATTCTTTTTGTAGTGGCTTTGGAATTAATTGACACTTATAAACCTTCATCCACTTAAATTCTGTCGTTCCTTTTTATTTCTGCTtggaggaaaaaacaaaaacaaagaaagtcaCTAGACAAATGTTgctttgtcattttctttcacATGTTTATTCTTGGTTCCGAGTTAAATAAGCAATCTGCAAAACAAGTTCCTACGGCTAGGCAAGTCCATGTTCTTCTTTCCACGCAACAAATATATTACTAGCAAACTTATAATCTCATAAACAATTGCAAATAAATAATGATGATTTAATAATAAGATATGACTacaagaaattgatattttatatatatatatatatatatatatattgcagcTGGAGTCCTTGTTTCACTGCTCTGTTCTTTCTCTGTTTGCTGCACTGcagaaagtattttgttaacatcaaacaaaaatttaatcatCCAATCACAGTGACAAACTAGAGCACAACATTACCTGTTCTAGTGTATTATAGCTCCACCAACGAATGTATCATAGCCAAAACACCACTTCCTTGTCATTCTTTTCCTCTATAGCTTCAACATAATCTTAATTCATTCACATAACACCCTCTCAAGCTAGTGCTAGCCAAGAGAAAGATTTAATGTAGagtaaaaattgtaaaagaaataTCAATAAATAAGTTCCATAACTATTTTAATAGAAGTTTAGATTGACCTAAGTTGAGGAGGCTTGCTGCTTAAAACTGCGTTGCACACAGCAAAGTGATTTAAAACAAAGAGGAGTTGAACCATTTGTCACATAAGTTGTTTGatacattttgaaaattaaatacaattgcCACTCATCTTCCTCAACTAATGCATTAGCAAGAAAAGtaacacaaaaaatcaaatcagtGACTGTTATTAGAACTATTATTTTTCAAGCATATAAGAAGGAAATACTTAAGCAGCAGACTGAACTGTGTTGCACATGCCAGGGTTCCTAATGCACCAAAGTGGCTGAATGGGTTCAGCTCCAATACCTCTTCGCACCATCCTATATCTCCACTCGTTCAACCTATCAGTTGCCTCAGCATATCTTTTCTTACCTGTCTCATCTCGATTCCCAGACCACAGTGTCTCTGCCATTGCTGAAGCTCGTGGCCATATTCTTGCATCTAAAACTGCAGGGTCTGCTTGCTCAGACCACAATGCCACCTCCCCACCTAACACTAGATTGGCCTCCTCCTTGCTCAACCCATATGTTATATCATAGTCGTATATGGTTTGCCATGTCTTGAAAGGTGCACACCatgatcctccatttccagaGGTACCACTTGTTTGATTATCATACTGGCTGTCATTCCCTACAAAGCCACCGTGCCCACAGTCTAGATAATAGAAATCCGCAGATGATACAATAGCCCGGTATCCAGAAGAAACAATCTTTTTGGTGTTATTATGGCCATTGTTCCATGTTTGCAAGATGGTATGCTCTGGAGGAAGAGCTGTGGTTGGTACCTTGATATTAGCATCCAATATAACATCTTCCCAGTAGACCACTGTTCGGTTGAGGGATACAATATAAGGAAAAGTAGAGTTGACAAAGATCTCAAGTAGCTGATTTAGAGTTCCACCATTTGAGAGGAAGGACTGAATGGCCGGATCAGCTTTCCAACAACCAGGGATGATCTCATCAGCTCCAGCATGGTAGAATGGTTCTGGGAATAGGGTGGCTACATCGTTAATAACTCGTTTCAGGACTTGGTAAGTCTTGGGGTTTAAGGGGTTCAATTGGCCTGTTCCAGGTTCAGAGGCAAGACGGTCTTCCCACTTGCTTCCGGCTGGCCACCAGAACATGTTTGCACATGTTATAATGTCAGGGTAGGCTTCTGCCCATGATCCCGTATGGGCtgcaagtaaaaaaataaaaaaataaaaaaataaactcctTCCATTTCACCACAACAATTACTAAAGCTTAATTAAGTACAAACCTATGGTATGGAAAAAGGAATAGACTGAAATTTGCTTGATATCATTGTACGCATTAGGATTCTGGATTAAATGGTTCAATCATTTGAATCATCTTGTGTTTTATGTCTTTCAAAAAGCCTCACCCAATCCCACTGTCAAAAGTAGTATTAGCTCGTGTATATTCACCATATTGTAATATAAGAATTATGAAGGTTTCTCCAAttatatttgagtttgattttgacATTATATCTTGcacattttcaaattcaaatatataaaatgtctAATAAGTTTTGGCAAACAATGAAAGCATCTAATGGGAAGCTGTATGCTTGATAATCCAATATCCTGTGTAAACTAGCTTGGGCTGCTTCCATTTATCATATTTGATGCCAAAGGCAAGAATCACCATGGACAAGTTAAGGCAGAAGAAAGCATCATTCAATTAAATGGAAGGTGAGGGCTTGGGTTGATTTAGTTGGAATTTTTGCAGTAatgcaaaataaaattctatgcAGTCAGTGGGGGATGTTTTCTTAAGAGGAATAAATGTCACTGTAGGAGAGCTTAGGGTGTGATTTCTGTCATGTTTTGTTGAATAATTAGATGGTAATGGTAGTTATGGTTAGTTTTATCTGTATTGTTTGTCATTGTGTAAGATCTGTTTGTACCCCTGGCAAGGAGTGTTTGCAGCTTTGAATAGCTGCTTGTTTTTGCTACTATGCAATGTTTTTGTATGTTGAACAAAGGGCACTTGTTCAACAGAAATTATTTAAgcaatctaatttttaattataagggCAAGAGATGCATATATGGGGCTTGCTAGATTAGATTTAGACTGATTGTAGTAGATAGGTAGTTGAAACAAGTTTACTAAACATAAtcctttttcatttctctccttttttggGATAAAAGGTTCATCAGAAATTGTGAGATTCAATCGCTTTGTCTTTTGATGTTTCCTGATTGATTTCTGAACCTGCTAAAGAAGATAACTATTTTGGAGGggtaaaatttaggtacagttCTCTATGTACTAAACCTTATGTTCCTCAAGTAAATTCAATTATGTGTTTGTATTGGCCAATAAACCACATGGTTGAATTCAATTGTCCTTGGGAGAGGATGATAGtatgacactattcacacagCATTGGTCTTTGGTCAATACATTTGTGCTGTGGAATATGATTTAGGAACCCAAAGTACAAgactatacctaagttttggCAGTTTTGCCACTTCTGGAATGCACTTAGATGAGTTAAATCTGCATATCCAATGTTTGAACTCATTCTAGTATCTTTGATGTAGTCTGAGATTCCAAAGTTCTTATGCATATACAATGCCAGCTAGCTAAGAATTTGTTTAATTGTCCTACAAAATACCTCTCTCAAACCCATAAATGTGACAATTTTGTGTACTAGATACGACCTTTATAACTAGCAATACAATCCCAGAAATTTTGcactaaaaagagaaaaagagtagGATATCAAACAAAAGAGTAAAGGCAAACGAGAAAAGTTTTACTGACCGGGTGTGTCAATCTCTGGAACCACTCTAACCCCATGCTCCAAGCCAAACTGCACAATTCTGTTGACATCATAAGGAGTGTACAGCATGTCAGGACCATATGACCCCTTAGCTGCCAAATCAGGCTCAGACGGCACCAAAAGTGGGAAAGAGTGTGAGTCAGTGATGTGCCAATGGAACACATTCATCTTATTCACACTTATAGCCCCAATGGTCCTCAATATATCCTCAACTGGGTAGTAATTCCTTGAAGTATCCAACAAAACCCCTCTGTGAGCAAAAAGTGGGGCGTCCCATATATACAACCCCACAGCTACACGTAAAGGGTCACCCCAAACGAGCTGAGAAAAAGTCTCAAGGCCTCTCATGGCACCCCACACAGTCTCTGCAGACAAATTAGCAGGACCCCATGTGGGAATAGTGAGTGTATAGGACTCATTCACGTTGTGGTGAAGTGGGGCGGTGAGGTCTGAGACAGAGACCAAAAGGGTCTGTAAAGGAGGGGTGGAGGTGGTAAAGTTGAGAGTGGGAGGGACTAAGGGAATGTGGTGTTCGGTTT
This genomic stretch from Quercus robur chromosome 4, dhQueRobu3.1, whole genome shotgun sequence harbors:
- the LOC126724140 gene encoding beta-hexosaminidase 2-like, translating into MPLPFFNSILIISAGIAVLSVPISTVESTIQVWPKPRTFSWPQPQATLLSPNFTISTPNQIHIHLSSAIKRYLNLIQTEHHIPLVPPTLNFTTSTPPLQTLLVSVSDLTAPLHHNVNESYTLTIPTWGPANLSAETVWGAMRGLETFSQLVWGDPLRVAVGLYIWDAPLFAHRGVLLDTSRNYYPVEDILRTIGAISVNKMNVFHWHITDSHSFPLLVPSEPDLAAKGSYGPDMLYTPYDVNRIVQFGLEHGVRVVPEIDTPAHTGSWAEAYPDIITCANMFWWPAGSKWEDRLASEPGTGQLNPLNPKTYQVLKRVINDVATLFPEPFYHAGADEIIPGCWKADPAIQSFLSNGGTLNQLLEIFVNSTFPYIVSLNRTVVYWEDVILDANIKVPTTALPPEHTILQTWNNGHNNTKKIVSSGYRAIVSSADFYYLDCGHGGFVGNDSQYDNQTSGTSGNGGSWCAPFKTWQTIYDYDITYGLSKEEANLVLGGEVALWSEQADPAVLDARIWPRASAMAETLWSGNRDETGKKRYAEATDRLNEWRYRMVRRGIGAEPIQPLWCIRNPGMCNTVQSAA